In the Telopea speciosissima isolate NSW1024214 ecotype Mountain lineage chromosome 2, Tspe_v1, whole genome shotgun sequence genome, one interval contains:
- the LOC122650513 gene encoding probable anion transporter 3, chloroplastic codes for MAIISKIKIYRSPLSSSPYFSKSYSNLNGFRRTHLRFQSFVPSNSKAIKWENFVKTGDFVKTGDLVRDEGNSNNKVRKAVADEDRRGESITCRAERVEKGGILIGTESGIFVPERLKVVSLMALVMCLCNADRVVMSVAVVPLAAKYGWNSSFLGIVQSSFLWGYVFSSAIGGALVDRYGGKRVMAWGVAIWSLATLLTPWAAEHSVAMLLAVRALFGLAEGVALPSMNTLLSRWFPCHERASAVGFSMAGFHLGNVIGLLLTPILMLKLGISGPFRLFSMLGLLWLTIWAYRVTNDPRESYTIDQMELRLIQAGKSDPLLNNGKLPSFHQLFSKLPTWAIIFANVTNNWGYFVLLSWMPVYFKTVFNVNLKQAAWFSAIPWGMMAASGYVAGAASDYLIKEGYSTTLVRKIMQSIGFIGPGVSLLCLNFAKTPAAAAMILTVGLSLSSFSQAGFLLNMQDIAPQSAGLLHGIANSFGTAAAIISTIGTGYFVQWLGSFQAFLTVTAALYFITAIFWNLYATGERVF; via the exons ATGGCTATTATATCGAAGATCAAAATTTATAGGTCTCCCTTGAGTTCTTCTCCATATTTCTCCAAATCCTATTCGAATTTAAATGGTTTTAGAAGAACCCATTTGAGATTTCAGTCTTTCGTACCCTCTAACTCTAAGGCAATCAAATGGGAGAATTTCGTCAAAACAGGGGATTTCGTCAAAACAGGGGATCTGGTGAGAGATGAAGGGAATAGTAATAATAAGGTGAGGAAAGCAGTTGCAGACGAAGATAGGAGAGGAGAGTCGATAACTTGTAGGGCAGAAAGGGTGGAGAAAGGAGGGATATTGATAGGAACAGAAAGTGGGATTTTTGTGCCGGAGAGATTGAAGGTAGTGAGTCTCATGGCACTCGTCATGTGTCTCTGTAATGCTGACCGAGTCGTCATGTCCGTTGCCGTTGTTCCTCTTGCTGCTAAATACGGTTGGAACAGTTCTTTCTTGGGGATCGTTCAG TCATCGTTCCTATGGGGATATGTTTTTTCATCCGCTATTGGAGGGGCCTTAGTAGACAGGTATGGTGGGAAGAGAGTCATGGCATGGGGTGTGGCTATTTGGTCTTTGGCCACTCTCCTCACTCCTTGGGCTGCCGAACACTCTGTTGCTATGTTATTGGCCGTCCGTGCACTCTTTGGACTCGCAGAAGGAGTTGCTCTACCTTCGATGAACACTCTCTTATCTAG GTGGTTCCCATGCCACGAACGTGCAAGTGCAGTTGGATTTTCCATGGCTGGATTTCATCTTGGGAATGTTATAGGCTTGCTTCTAACTCCTATTTTAATGCTGAAACTTGGAATTTCTGGTCCTTTTAGACTCTTTTCAATGCTTGGACTACTCTGGCTCACGATTTGGGCATATCGTGTTACAAATGATCCAAGGGAAAGTTACACAATCGATCAGATGGAGTTGCGATTGATCCAAGCTGGAAAATCAGATCCTCTGCTTAACAATGGCAAACTTCCATCTTTTCACCAACTCTTCTCTAAGCTACCCACATGGGCAATCATCTTCGCTAATGTCACTAACAATTGg GGGTACTTTGTTCTTCTGTCATGGATGCCTGTGTATTTCAAAACT GTCTTCAATGTCAACTTGAAACAAGCTGCTTGGTTTAGTGCTATCCCATGGGGAATGATGGCAGCTTCAGGTTATGTGGCAGGTGCAGCCTCAGATTACTTGATCAAAGAAGGCTACTCTACAACACTGGTCCGGAAGATCATGCAG TCTATTGGATTCATTGGACCTGGAGTATCATTACTCTGCTTGAATTTTGCAAAGACACCCGCTGCTGCAGCCATGATCCTGACTGTTGGATTGAGCTTGAGCTCTTTCAGCCAAGCAGGTTTTCTCCTCAACATGCAA GATATAGCTCCCCAGTCTGCAGGGTTGCTCCATG GGATTGCAAATTCATTTGGGACAGCAGCAGCAATAATCAGCACTATTGGAACTGGTTACTTTGTTCAGTGGTTGGGTTCTTTCCAGGCATTCCTAACTGTAACAGCAGCTCTCTACTTCATTACAGCAATCTTCTGGAACCTCTATGCGACAGGAGAGCGTGTCTTCTAG
- the LOC122649645 gene encoding pentatricopeptide repeat-containing protein At4g33170-like: MREGDKVPEPKCATVYPHLIHAHAIKTAIRDPTSVLNNLITLYSQSNLLSDAVRLFHQIPSPNVVSWTALISAHAKTRLSLHHFISMLRHPTLPNQRTLASLFKTCASLPHISFGLQLHSLSLKLSLAHLPFSGSALVHLYSRCRLPVEARKVFDEIPLRDEVCYAAIIVGLAQNSRSTDALSLFTDMRSAGIGSTMYSVSGALRAASEVAALEQCRIIHAHAVVIGLDLNIVVGTALVDGYGKSGLVLDAHHVFSALLPDVNIVGWNAMMSGYAQQGDKQSVLELFSRMVDHGFVADDYSFLAILTACSNAGSVPEVQKWLNSMKSDYGLKPGIEHYTCVVGAMARAGQLEEAKHLAMTMPFEPDAAVWRTLLSACAIHGAADMAWVVGQRLLELDSQDDSAYAILANVHATAGRWEEVAQVRKQMKVRRVRKEGGQSWIEVCGEVHVFLAGDRRHERTMEIYAKLTDLMEDVKKLGYVEVSDAMLHEVEAAEKKEALWYHSEKLAVAFALISGAAPPGKPVRVVKNLRICRDCHEAFKYLSRVIEREIVVRDVNRYHRFVNGLCACGDYW, encoded by the coding sequence ATGCGCGAGGGAGACAAAGTGCCTGAACCAAAATGCGCCACCGTGTATCCACACCTTATCCACGCACACGCCATTAAAACTGCCATCAGGGACCCAACCTCAGTTTTGAACAACCTCATCACCCTCTACTCCCAATCAAACCTCCTCTCCGACGCCGTTCGTCTCTTCCACCAAATCCCATCACCCAACGTCGTCTCATGGACGGCCCTTATCTCTGCCCATGCCAAAACCCGCCTCTCTCTCCACCATTTCATCTCTATGCTTCGCCACCCTACACTACCCAACCAGCGCACCTTGGCTTCCCTCTTCAAGACCTGTGCCTCACTCCCTCACATCTCCTTCGGCCTCCAGCTACACTCCCTCTCCCTCAAACTCTCCCTTGCTCACCTTCCCTTCTCCGGCTCTGCCCTCGTCCATTTGTACTCCCGGTGTCGTCTCCCTGTAGAAGCCAGAAAGGTGTTCGATGAAATCCCTTTGAGAGATGAAGTTTGTTATGCGGCCATCATCGTTGGCCTTGCACAGAATTCTCGATCCACAGATGCGTTATCTCTCTTTACTGATATGAGATCTGCTGGTATTGGGTCCACCATGTATAGTGTGTCAGGTGCTCTCCGTGCTGCGTCAGAGGTTGCTGCACTTGAACAATGCAGGATAATTCATGCTCATGCGGTTGTTATTGGCCTTGATTTGAATATTGTTGTCGGGACTGCCTTGGTTGATGGGTATGGAAAATCGGGTCTTGTTTTGGATGCGCATCATGTCTTTAGTGCGTTGTTGCCTGATGTGAATATCGTTGGGTGGAATGCAATGATGTCTGGTTATGCACAGCAGGGGGATAAGCAATCGGTGCTTGAGTTGTTTTCCAGGATGGTGGATCATGGGTTTGTTGCTGATGATTACAGTTTTCTTGCCATCCTTACGGCATGCAGCAATGCCGGTTCGGTGCCTGAAGTGCAAAAATGGCTGAATTCTATGAAATCGGATTATGGATTGAAACCAGGGATCGAGCATTATACATGTGTAGTGGGTGCAATGGCCCGTGCAGGCCAGCTAGAGGAGGCCAAACACCTGGCCATGACAATGCCATTTGAGCCTGATGCTGCAGTTTGGCGGACGCTGTTATCAGCTTGTGCAATTCATGGTGCAGCTGACATGGCTTGGGTGGTAGGCCAGCGATTATTGGAGCTTGACTCACAAGATGACTCAGCATATGCGATTCTTGCAAATGTGCATGCTACTGCAGGGAGATGGGAGGAGGTCGCACAAGTGAGGAAGCAGATGAAAGTTAGGAGGGTGAGGAAGGAAGGTGGGCAGAGCTGGATTGAAGTGTGTGGCGAAGTTCATGTGTTCTTAGCGGGTGATAGGAGGCATGAGAGGACAATGGAGATATACGCCAAGCTTACAGATTTGATGGAGGATGTTAAAAAATTGGGGTATGTGGAGGTGTCCGATGCAATGTTGCATGAGGTTGAAgcagctgagaagaaagaggcaCTTTGGTATCATAGTGAGAAGTTGGCCGtggcatttgcattgattagtGGAGCTGCTCCACCAGGGAAGCCTGTGAGGGTGGTGAAGAATTTAAGGATCTGTCGAGATTGTCATGAGGCTTTCAAGTATTTAAGTAGGGTGATAGAAAGGGAGATTGTAGTTCGGGATGTCAACAGATATCATCGATTTGTAAATGGACTTTGCGCCTGTGGAGACTATTGGTAA